A region from the uncultured Holophaga sp. genome encodes:
- a CDS encoding transposase — translation MRPQKLTDEQIVAVLREAERGEKSIADLAREHGVAEQTIYRWRRKFAGSTVSDVRRLKQLEKDNARLLRLLGQREVEIDAMKELLRKKW, via the coding sequence ATGAGACCCCAGAAGCTGACAGACGAGCAGATCGTGGCTGTGCTGCGGGAAGCCGAGCGAGGAGAGAAGTCCATCGCAGATCTGGCCCGGGAGCATGGCGTAGCCGAGCAGACCATCTACCGGTGGCGACGGAAGTTTGCCGGAAGCACGGTCTCGGATGTCCGCCGACTCAAGCAGTTGGAGAAGGACAACGCCCGCCTGCTGCGCCTCCTGGGGCAGCGCGAGGTCGAGATCGACGCCATGAAGGAGCTCCTCCGAAAAAAATGGTAA
- a CDS encoding cofactor-independent phosphoglycerate mutase — MSNPKTIIILGDGMSDHPVAALGGRTPLMVARKPFMDRIAREGAMGRFSSIPDGMSPGSEVANLSVLGYDPRTCLQGRGVLEAASMGIDLAPEDVAMRCNLICLTEDGRIKNHSAGHIHSEEAAELIHDLDLVLGGGRGDHPATFHPGVSYRHLLVLRDGWASAEFDCAPPHDHVGEAEADLLPRARSAAAIRTVERLTEIHREAKAILAEHPVNRTRLAKGLDPANSIWVWSPGHRPRMETLQALYGVKGAVISAVDLIYGIGVYAGMTRITVEGATGLHDTNYEGKAQAALDALDDHDLVYVHVEATDEASHGRDLELKIRCIEYLDDRLIRPIMEGVKARGLQATFAVLPDHPTPVESGAHASDPVPFAIWRPGMQADACESYDEAQAVQGSLGLLERDQFIRAALGRL, encoded by the coding sequence ATGAGCAACCCGAAGACCATCATCATCCTGGGCGATGGGATGTCTGATCATCCCGTTGCGGCACTGGGTGGCCGCACGCCCCTCATGGTCGCCCGCAAGCCCTTCATGGACCGGATCGCCCGTGAAGGGGCCATGGGCCGCTTCTCGAGCATTCCTGACGGCATGTCCCCCGGTTCCGAAGTGGCCAACCTCTCGGTGCTCGGCTACGATCCCCGGACCTGCCTCCAGGGCAGGGGTGTCCTCGAAGCCGCCAGCATGGGAATCGATTTGGCCCCTGAGGATGTGGCCATGCGCTGCAACCTGATCTGCCTCACCGAGGATGGCCGGATCAAGAACCACTCGGCGGGGCACATCCACTCCGAAGAGGCCGCCGAATTGATCCACGACCTCGACTTGGTCCTGGGCGGAGGGCGCGGGGACCATCCCGCCACCTTCCACCCTGGCGTCAGCTATCGTCACCTCCTGGTGCTGCGCGATGGATGGGCCTCAGCCGAGTTCGACTGTGCCCCTCCCCATGACCATGTGGGCGAAGCGGAAGCCGATCTCCTGCCCAGGGCCCGGAGCGCTGCGGCCATCCGGACCGTCGAGCGCCTCACGGAGATCCACCGGGAGGCCAAGGCCATCCTGGCTGAGCACCCTGTCAACCGCACCCGTCTCGCCAAGGGACTGGATCCCGCCAATTCCATCTGGGTCTGGTCTCCGGGCCACCGTCCCAGGATGGAGACCCTCCAGGCGCTCTATGGGGTCAAGGGGGCTGTCATCTCCGCTGTGGACCTGATCTATGGGATCGGCGTCTATGCAGGCATGACCCGGATCACGGTGGAGGGGGCCACAGGCCTCCACGACACCAACTACGAGGGGAAGGCCCAGGCCGCCCTGGATGCCCTTGATGACCACGACCTGGTCTACGTCCATGTCGAGGCCACGGACGAGGCTTCCCATGGCCGGGATCTGGAACTCAAGATCCGCTGCATCGAGTACCTGGACGACCGGCTGATCCGTCCCATCATGGAAGGCGTCAAGGCCAGGGGGCTCCAGGCCACCTTCGCGGTGCTCCCCGACCACCCGACCCCGGTGGAGAGCGGAGCCCACGCCAGCGATCCGGTACCCTTCGCCATCTGGCGCCCTGGGATGCAGGCCGACGCCTGTGAGAGCTATGACGAAGCCCAGGCCGTCCAGGGCTCCCTGGGCCTG
- the thrC gene encoding threonine synthase: MIEFYSTNLNAPRTTLGGALMQGQADDKGLYMPSTLPTFSPAFLKTARNLSYADLATEILMPYAEGVFGREDLSALCHDAYNFEVPLEKATDKRYVMRLDQGPTASFKDFAARFMGRALGRLVRAKGSELLILTATSGDTGSAVAHAFLGVEGIRVLVLFPTGEVSERQRKQMTTLGGNVAAISVDGKFDDCQALVKKAFADPDLKRLNLSSANSINIGRLLPQSVYYVYAASRLADIAGGEKVIFSVPSGNFGDLMGGVLSFRSGLPVARFVAATNANDEVPRFLETGVYQKIEPSRECLSNAMNVGHPSNLARLVALYGGRMDETGKIHQMPDMEALRRDFYAVSITDQDTKATLARVHRETGVLLEPHGAVGWAGLDRLLEADPSARQYTSVLLETAHPAKFPAEVKACVDVEPALPPSLEGLESRTEVCGKMDADYEAFKAILRRDYAR; the protein is encoded by the coding sequence ATGATCGAGTTCTACAGCACCAACCTGAACGCCCCCCGCACCACCCTGGGCGGCGCCCTCATGCAGGGTCAGGCCGATGACAAAGGGCTCTACATGCCCTCGACCCTGCCGACCTTCAGCCCGGCCTTTCTGAAGACTGCCAGGAACCTCTCCTATGCGGATCTGGCCACTGAAATCCTCATGCCCTATGCCGAGGGCGTCTTCGGCCGGGAGGATCTGAGTGCCCTCTGCCATGATGCATACAACTTCGAGGTACCTCTGGAGAAGGCCACGGACAAGCGCTACGTGATGCGCCTGGACCAGGGCCCCACGGCCTCCTTCAAGGACTTCGCTGCCCGGTTCATGGGCCGCGCCCTGGGCCGCCTGGTCCGGGCCAAGGGCTCCGAGCTGCTGATCCTCACCGCCACCTCCGGTGACACCGGCTCCGCCGTCGCCCACGCCTTCCTCGGGGTCGAGGGCATCCGGGTCCTGGTGCTCTTCCCCACGGGTGAGGTTTCCGAGCGCCAGCGCAAGCAGATGACCACGCTGGGGGGCAATGTGGCGGCCATCTCCGTGGACGGCAAGTTCGATGACTGCCAGGCCCTGGTGAAGAAGGCCTTTGCGGATCCCGACCTGAAGCGCCTGAATCTCTCCTCCGCCAACTCCATCAACATCGGTCGGCTGCTGCCCCAGTCGGTCTATTACGTCTATGCCGCCTCCCGGCTGGCGGACATCGCCGGGGGGGAGAAGGTGATCTTCTCCGTGCCCTCCGGCAACTTCGGCGATCTCATGGGGGGTGTCCTCTCCTTCCGGAGCGGTCTGCCCGTGGCCCGCTTCGTGGCTGCCACCAACGCCAATGACGAAGTACCTCGCTTCCTGGAGACGGGCGTCTACCAGAAGATCGAGCCCTCCCGCGAGTGCCTCTCCAATGCCATGAACGTCGGCCATCCCTCGAACCTGGCCCGTCTGGTGGCGCTCTACGGCGGTCGCATGGACGAGACCGGCAAGATCCACCAGATGCCCGACATGGAGGCCCTGCGCAGGGACTTCTACGCTGTCAGCATCACTGACCAGGACACCAAGGCCACCCTGGCGAGGGTCCACCGGGAGACCGGTGTCCTGCTGGAACCCCACGGTGCCGTGGGCTGGGCGGGCCTGGACCGCCTCCTCGAGGCCGATCCCTCTGCCCGCCAGTACACCTCGGTGCTCCTGGAGACCGCCCACCCCGCCAAGTTCCCCGCTGAGGTCAAGGCCTGCGTGGATGTGGAGCCCGCCCTTCCCCCCAGTCTCGAGGGACTGGAGTCCCGGACGGAAGTCTGCGGGAAGATGGACGCCGACTACGAGGCCTTCAAGGCCATCCTCCGCCGGGACTACGCCCGATGA
- a CDS encoding lysozyme produces MSGIKGKAGHPSPSAANKTTAKHPTAEHNHPNRLMTLSEKGIKWLVKSEGCVTKAEKGVILHVLYDDTQKFATIGYGHLVSRKSIAESGSDPKQKPYIHGITQSEAEKLLAQDLKFHVDGIRKNTTHALNQSQFDALVSLSFNAGRSALIKSSIIKHINKGELDHAADAIRTFRVGGGNGPRRKRESFNFTNGGYK; encoded by the coding sequence ATGAGTGGGATCAAAGGCAAGGCCGGACACCCATCCCCAAGTGCAGCAAATAAGACGACCGCCAAGCATCCAACGGCAGAACACAATCATCCCAACCGGCTGATGACCCTGTCGGAAAAAGGAATCAAGTGGCTTGTCAAAAGTGAAGGCTGTGTCACCAAGGCCGAGAAGGGTGTGATCCTGCATGTTCTGTATGACGATACGCAGAAATTTGCAACAATCGGATATGGGCATCTTGTATCCAGAAAATCCATTGCCGAATCCGGTTCAGACCCAAAACAGAAGCCCTATATCCATGGCATCACCCAATCAGAGGCCGAAAAGCTGCTTGCTCAAGACCTGAAATTCCATGTGGACGGCATCAGAAAAAACACAACCCATGCATTGAATCAATCGCAATTTGACGCCTTGGTCAGTCTGAGCTTCAACGCAGGCCGGTCTGCCCTGATCAAATCTTCGATCATCAAACACATCAACAAGGGCGAGCTGGACCACGCGGCCGATGCGATAAGAACTTTCAGAGTGGGCGGAGGAAATGGCCCGAGGCGGAAACGCGAATCATTCAATTTCACGAATGGCGGTTACAAATGA
- a CDS encoding UbiA-like polyprenyltransferase yields the protein MLDMIKFEHTVFALPFAFLGALAGADGIPPLWICFWIIMAMVGARTAAMTFNRLVDADVDARNPRTSMRALPAGRVTRGVALTFLGLSIVLFGYSAGQLGPLPWKLSPLALVILLGYSLCKRFTAWAHVVLGLSLAGAPLGAWIAVTGRFEGTPCLLALGVLAWTAGFDILYALQDEEFDRHQGLHSIPVRFGTQRSLLLSRALHLLALAAWAAFNLEVGAHLFPWLGWVLVGGILTREHWVVRGGRLDRIDHAFFTLNSLVGLIFFLGHLAEFLFSRPT from the coding sequence CTGCTCGACATGATCAAGTTCGAGCACACCGTTTTTGCCCTGCCCTTCGCCTTCCTGGGGGCGCTGGCTGGCGCAGATGGCATCCCACCCCTCTGGATCTGCTTCTGGATCATCATGGCCATGGTGGGCGCCCGTACAGCTGCCATGACCTTCAACCGTTTGGTGGATGCTGATGTCGACGCCAGGAACCCCCGGACCTCCATGCGGGCGCTCCCGGCGGGACGCGTTACCCGTGGGGTGGCCTTGACCTTCCTGGGTCTATCCATTGTTCTTTTCGGATACAGTGCCGGACAACTGGGGCCCCTGCCCTGGAAGCTCTCCCCCCTGGCCCTGGTGATCCTTCTGGGCTATTCCCTCTGCAAGAGGTTCACTGCCTGGGCCCACGTGGTTCTTGGACTCTCTCTTGCTGGCGCTCCTCTAGGGGCCTGGATCGCCGTGACGGGGCGCTTTGAAGGCACCCCTTGTCTCCTCGCTCTGGGGGTTCTGGCCTGGACAGCAGGCTTCGATATCCTCTACGCCCTCCAGGACGAGGAGTTCGACCGACATCAGGGGCTGCACTCCATCCCTGTGCGCTTCGGGACCCAACGTTCGCTCCTCCTCTCCAGAGCACTCCATCTCCTCGCCCTGGCAGCCTGGGCGGCCTTCAACCTAGAGGTAGGGGCCCATCTATTCCCCTGGCTCGGCTGGGTCCTCGTCGGCGGGATACTCACCCGGGAGCACTGGGTGGTCCGGGGGGGGCGCCTGGATCGTATAGATCACGCATTTTTCACGCTGAACAGCCTTGTGGGACTGATCTTCTTCCTGGGGCATCTTGCTGAGTTCCTGTTCTCACGCCCGACCTGA
- a CDS encoding EscU/YscU/HrcU family type III secretion system export apparatus switch protein, which yields MPRSRRLSAVALRYQPGAPFLDAAPRLVAKGQGLLAERLLDVAREHHIPIEQDPDLLALLEPLDLNHLIPSELFQAVAILLAGLYRVNGGKTTLP from the coding sequence ATGCCCCGTTCCCGGCGCCTCAGTGCGGTAGCCCTTCGCTACCAACCTGGGGCGCCGTTCCTTGATGCCGCCCCCCGCCTGGTGGCCAAGGGACAGGGGCTGCTGGCAGAGCGCCTCTTGGATGTGGCGCGGGAACATCACATCCCCATCGAGCAGGATCCCGATCTGCTGGCCCTCCTGGAACCCCTCGACCTGAATCATCTGATCCCCTCGGAGCTCTTCCAGGCCGTTGCCATCCTCCTGGCAGGTCTCTATCGGGTGAATGGAGGCAAGACTACCCTTCCCTGA
- a CDS encoding glycosyltransferase, translated as MKTAVLTIYFTILSILSIYGAHRLWMLLLYYKYKKQPPQPKGDENYLPHVTVQLAVFNEMNVIERLMDYVVRMEWPKEKLEIQLLDDSTDETVKVAQAVCDRYRNLGYDIAYIHRTDRTGFKAGALNHGLKVAKGELVAMFDADFLPTRDFLKKAVPHFADDNIAFVQGCWDHLNREYNILTQVQAVMLDGHFVFEHTARHRSNAFFNFSGTAGMWRVAAIADAGGWQHDTITEDADLSYRAQLKGWRGVYMKDLVVPAELPVDVNAFKSQQHRWAKGNAQVIRKMMKTLLTSKESLHTKAECWFHLTANCNYLLMVILAIIMVPCMILRAGTSPKILLMTDAPFFLLNAVSVGLFYGLSQREAHNNQNWWNRIKYIPGLMSLGIGLGLNQSKAVIEGFFSNNIEFKRTPKLGVDENGKVATKAAYKVPKNLITFLDLAFAIYYLAALVISIHLRKWASVPFLWLFFSGFAYVSLMSLSDMQLFRRFTTEELEDEENAHSFVQ; from the coding sequence ATGAAGACCGCTGTATTGACGATCTACTTCACGATCCTGTCGATCCTCAGCATCTATGGGGCCCACCGGCTCTGGATGCTCCTTCTCTACTACAAGTACAAGAAGCAGCCGCCTCAGCCGAAGGGTGACGAGAACTACCTCCCCCACGTCACGGTCCAGCTCGCCGTGTTCAACGAAATGAATGTGATCGAGCGTCTGATGGACTATGTCGTCCGCATGGAGTGGCCCAAGGAGAAGCTGGAGATCCAGCTCCTGGACGACTCCACGGACGAGACCGTCAAGGTGGCCCAAGCCGTCTGTGACCGTTACCGCAATCTCGGGTATGACATCGCCTATATCCACCGCACCGACCGCACCGGCTTCAAGGCCGGCGCCCTCAACCACGGCCTCAAGGTGGCCAAGGGCGAGCTGGTGGCCATGTTCGACGCCGACTTCCTCCCCACCCGCGACTTCCTCAAGAAGGCCGTTCCCCACTTCGCCGACGACAATATCGCCTTTGTGCAGGGCTGCTGGGACCATCTCAACCGCGAGTACAACATCCTGACCCAGGTCCAGGCCGTCATGCTCGATGGCCACTTCGTCTTCGAGCACACCGCCCGCCATCGCTCCAATGCATTCTTCAACTTCTCCGGCACCGCCGGCATGTGGCGGGTCGCCGCCATCGCCGATGCGGGCGGCTGGCAGCACGACACCATCACCGAGGATGCCGACCTCAGCTACAGGGCCCAGCTCAAGGGCTGGCGCGGCGTATACATGAAGGACCTGGTCGTGCCCGCCGAACTGCCGGTGGACGTGAACGCTTTCAAGAGCCAGCAGCACCGCTGGGCCAAGGGCAATGCCCAGGTCATCCGCAAGATGATGAAGACCCTGCTCACCAGCAAGGAGAGCCTCCACACCAAGGCCGAGTGCTGGTTCCACCTCACCGCCAACTGCAACTACCTGCTGATGGTCATCCTGGCCATCATCATGGTGCCCTGCATGATTCTGCGGGCGGGGACCTCCCCCAAGATCCTCCTGATGACCGATGCGCCCTTCTTCCTGCTGAACGCCGTGAGCGTGGGCCTCTTCTACGGCCTCTCCCAGCGCGAAGCCCACAACAACCAGAACTGGTGGAACCGCATCAAGTACATCCCCGGCCTCATGAGCCTGGGTATCGGCCTGGGCCTCAACCAGTCCAAGGCGGTGATCGAGGGCTTCTTCTCCAACAACATCGAGTTCAAGCGCACCCCCAAGCTGGGTGTCGACGAGAACGGCAAGGTGGCCACCAAGGCGGCCTACAAGGTCCCCAAGAACCTCATCACCTTCCTGGATCTGGCCTTCGCCATCTACTACCTGGCAGCCCTGGTCATCTCCATCCACCTGCGCAAGTGGGCCTCCGTGCCCTTCCTGTGGCTCTTCTTCAGCGGCTTCGCCTACGTCAGCCTCATGTCTCTCTCCGACATGCAACTCTTCCGTCGCTTCACCACCGAGGAGCTTGAGGACGAGGAGAACGCCCACAGCTTCGTCCAGTAA
- a CDS encoding IS3 family transposase has translation MVSARQKREGARVLKARRIPERRIAALIGLSRSGMRYRVRPKPQDCLAERIQALSSEHPRYGQVRIWALLRRADIVVNHKAVSRLWQKLGLQLTRRPKRRKVRSGDGVPRAAEFPNHVWTYDFVFAWTLGGSALKFLTLEDEYTRECLAIEVGRSFRALHVKEVLARVIAQRGVPKFIRSDNGPEFVSLEIGLWLKEQGVDTHLIDPGKPWQNGLAESFNARFRDECLKGESFHGVPEARVIAQAFMRSFNEGHPHSSLGFHTPSEFADLCAMGALPPNPRDLSPWATPGNQRRAGMSQPPPSGGPGSALRSLPSVALSSVQAEETLP, from the coding sequence ATGGTAAGCGCCCGGCAGAAGCGGGAAGGGGCTCGGGTGCTGAAAGCCAGGCGGATCCCGGAGCGGCGCATCGCCGCTCTGATTGGCCTATCCCGATCAGGCATGCGCTATCGCGTACGCCCGAAGCCGCAGGACTGCTTGGCAGAGCGTATCCAGGCCTTGAGTTCGGAGCATCCCCGCTACGGGCAGGTCCGCATCTGGGCTCTACTCCGACGAGCGGACATCGTCGTCAACCACAAGGCTGTGAGCCGACTCTGGCAAAAGCTGGGGCTCCAGCTCACCCGGCGCCCGAAGCGCAGGAAGGTCCGTTCTGGCGATGGCGTGCCAAGGGCTGCCGAGTTTCCGAACCACGTTTGGACCTACGACTTCGTGTTTGCCTGGACTCTGGGAGGGTCGGCTCTAAAGTTCCTGACCCTGGAGGATGAATACACCCGAGAGTGCTTGGCGATCGAGGTGGGTCGGTCCTTCCGGGCGCTCCATGTCAAAGAGGTGCTGGCCCGTGTCATCGCCCAACGGGGAGTGCCGAAGTTCATCCGGAGCGACAATGGCCCTGAGTTCGTCTCATTGGAGATCGGGCTCTGGCTGAAAGAGCAAGGAGTCGACACCCACCTGATCGATCCGGGCAAGCCTTGGCAGAATGGCCTGGCTGAAAGCTTCAATGCTCGATTCAGAGACGAGTGCCTGAAGGGGGAATCCTTCCATGGCGTGCCAGAAGCCAGGGTGATCGCCCAGGCCTTCATGAGGTCATTCAACGAAGGGCACCCCCATTCAAGCCTGGGGTTCCATACACCCAGTGAGTTCGCAGACCTATGCGCCATGGGGGCTCTGCCCCCAAACCCCAGGGATTTATCGCCTTGGGCCACCCCCGGTAACCAACGAAGGGCTGGCATGAGCCAGCCCCCACCGTCAGGTGGCCCCGGATCGGCGCTCAGGTCGCTTCCCAGCGTTGCCTTATCCTCCGTCCAGGCGGAAGAGACGCTACCATGA